The following coding sequences lie in one Sesamum indicum cultivar Zhongzhi No. 13 linkage group LG9, S_indicum_v1.0, whole genome shotgun sequence genomic window:
- the LOC105170435 gene encoding uncharacterized protein LOC105170435 isoform X1, with amino-acid sequence MAKRELSSTLKNLKFMQRASLKDEKTKKEEEVVSAGDFPSTSAVKRCVVIVEGDPHPGMTRGRMSFLSFNPSIDKLNEEASDVSETETPATSSGRQNETISSRENASSQYRSDNSELDASSSIANGDLKRKQTEVTSEAQYPNKSLRNFQDNQDSSPTRNHSTQKLHKRDKLDWSVLRPPKHGSKKR; translated from the exons ATGGCGAAGCGAGAGCTATCCAGTACTTTGAAGAACTTGAAG TTTATGCAAAGGGCTTCTCTGAAAGATGAGAAAACCAAGAAGGAAGAAGAGGTCGTATCTGCTGGAGATTTCCCTTCCACAAGTGCTGTTAAAAGATG TGTTGTTATAGTTGAAGGTGATCCCCATCCTGGGATGACAAGAGGCCGCATGTCgtttttaagttttaaccCATCTATTGAT AAACTGAATGAAGAAGCATCTGACGTTAGCGAAACTGAAACCCCGGCTACAAGTTCTGGCAGACAAAATGAAACGATATCCAGCAG AGAAAATGCATCCTCACAATATAGGTCAGACAACTCGGAATTAGATGCTTCAAGCAGTATAGCAAACGGTGATCTCAAGAGAAAGCAAACTGAAGTCACCTCTGAAGCACAGTATCCAAATAAGTCTTTGAGAAACTTCCAAGACAATCAAGACTCATCTCCAACTAGAAACCATAGTACTCAAAAGCTCCATAAACGTGATAAGCTGGATTGGAGTGTTCTTCGGCCTCCCAAGCACGGAAGCAAAAAGAGGTAA
- the LOC105170436 gene encoding scarecrow-like protein 30, whose protein sequence is MNTVVQGYLAPTNDFQLNCCPKSVFPEENLHVFGYKLDPGFNGFPRITNGSSPVDESCSEREISKEFSVELGNGSSPVPDSSSSEGEISEEIDHSDAILKFISQMLMEEEDLGTKPCMLHDSLALQATEKSLFDVLNNPTDGNAESPSDVFTKSCSISSSGSSLDVSNVVESAWNPHNLGDFESLVSPPQVQYPSLDAFPSSWLPVDSSKGSSTGPFWASDSANEMQFVNMSSLSKGEVSNFELFNDELLSNNSELYNKTSDQSSSSSLRGKKNRYREESDSIEEHRISKQLANNVAESEPLEMYDNVLLCAKSHISICGDEDEIEAKEKLQQYEQPKGSNRGRPKGGKKNGIVKEVVDLRSLLMQCAQAVASYDSRTVTDLLMRIRQHSSPQGDGTERLAHYFANALDARLAGTGMASYTAYSSMRISAAEILKAYKTFITACPFKKMSNLLANKTIVKLATGVTTLHIVDFGILYGFQWPCLIQALSERPGGPPKLRITGIDFPQPGFRPAERVGDTGRRLAKYCERFKVPFEYNAIAQKWETIRLEDLKIEKNELLVVNSLYRLHNVPDETVMVNSPRDAVLNLIKKIKPDMFIHGVVNGTYNTPFFVTRFREALFHFSSLFDMFEATISREDQHRRLFEEQVFGKDAMNIIACEGTERVERPETYKQWQVRNQRAGFRQLALDQEIVKYVRSKVKRHYHKDFSVDEDGKWMLQGWKGRVIHAISYWQPAHK, encoded by the coding sequence ATGAATACTGTAGTCCAGGGATACTTGGCTCCTACAAATGATTTTCAGTTGAATTGCTGCCCAAAATCAGTGTTTCCTGAGGAAAATCTTCATGTTTTTGGGTACAAACTGGATCCTGGTTTCAACGGATTTCCTCGCATCACAAACGGGTCATCGCCTGTTGATGAATCTTGTTCCGAGCGGGAAATTTCCAAGGAATTTTCTGTGGAGCTTGGAAATGGATCTTCGCCAGTTCCTGATTCTTCTTCATCTGAGGGTGAGATTTCTGAGGAAATTGATCATTCAGATGCAATCCTCAAGTTCATAAGCCAGATGCTTATGGAAGAGGAGGACCTGGGAACTAAGCCCTGTATGCTCCATGACAGTTTGGCTCTCCAGGCCACTGAGAAATCCCTGTTTGATGTCCTCAACAACCCAACCGACGGGAATGCTGAAAGTCCAAGTGACGTTTTCACCAAATCTTGCAGCATTAGCAGTAGTGGGAGTTCCTTAGATGTCAGCAATGTCGTGGAGTCTGCTTGGAATCCTCATAATTTGGGGGATTTTGAATCCCTCGTCAGTCCTCCCCAAGTTCAGTATCCTTCCCTGGATGCTTTTCCGTCGAGTTGGCTGCCCGTTGACTCCTCGAAAGGCTCTTCGACGGGTCCGTTTTGGGCCTCGGATTCAGCAAATGAGATGCAGTTTGTTAACATGTCCAGTTTAAGCAAAGGGGAAGTTAGTAATTTCGAACTCTTCAACGATGAGCTTCTGAGTAATAACTCGGAACTGTATAACAAGACTTCTGATCAGTCTTCAAGCAGCAGCTTGAGAGGAAAGAAGAATCGATACAGGGAAGAAAGTGATTCTATAGAAGAGCACAGGATTAGCAAACAGTTGGCCAACAATGTTGCTGAGTCTGAGCCATTGGAGATGTATGATAATGTGCTGCTCTGTGCCAAAAGCCATATTTCTATTTGTGGTGACGAGGATGAAATTGAAGCGAAGGAGAAGTTGCAGCAGTACGAGCAACCGAAAGGGTCCAATAGAGGACGACCGAAAGGAGGTAAGAAAAATGGCATCGTCAAAGAAGTAGTGGACCTGAGAAGTCTTCTGATGCAATGTGCACAAGCTGTGGCGAGCTACGACAGCCGGACCGTAACTGATTTACTTATGCGCATAAGGCAGCATTCTTCTCCTCAAGGAGACGGCACAGAAAGGCTCGCCCATTATTTTGCTAATGCTCTCGATGCTCGTCTGGCCGGCACTGGAATGGCATCATATACCGCCTATTCTTCCATGAGGATATCAGCTGCCGAGATTTTGAAAGCTTACAAGACGTTCATTACCGCGTGCCCTTTCAAGAAAATGTCGAATCTCTTGGCAAACAAAACGATAGTGAAGCTGGCAACCGGAGTGACCACACTTCACATTGTTGATTTCGGCATTCTATATGGGTTTCAGTGGCCTTGCCTGATCCAGGCCCTGTCGGAAAGACCAGGTGGACCTCCGAAGCTTCGCATCACTGGGATAGATTTCCCCCAACCGGGATTCCGGCCGGCAGAGAGGGTAGGGGATACAGGCCGTCGACTTGCCAAGTACTGTGAGAGATTCAAAGTCCCATTTGAATACAATGCTATAGCACAAAAATGGGAGACCATTAGACTTGAAGATCTCAAGATTGAAAAGAACGAGTTGCTCGTGGTGAATTCCTTGTACCGGCTTCACAACGTGCCAGATGAAACAGTAATGGTGAACAGCCCAAGGGATGCTGTTCTGAACTTGATCAAGAAGATCAAACCTGATATGTTCATTCACGGGGTCGTCAACGGCACATACAACACCCCTTTCTTCGTCACGAGATTCAGAGAAGCACTTTTCCACTTCTCCTCCCTGTTCGATATGTTTGAGGCTACAATATCCCGAGAAGACCAGCACAGACGACTCTTTGAAGAGCAGGTGTTCGGGAAGGATGCTATGAACATCATAGCTTGCGAAGGCACGGAGAGGGTGGAGAGGCCGGAGACTTACAAGCAGTGGCAAGTTAGGAATCAAAGAGCAGGTTTCAGGCAGCTGGCGCTGGATCAAGAGATCGTGAAATACGTGAGGAGTAAGGTGAAGAGGCATTATCATAAAGACTTTTCGGTGGACGAAGACGGGAAGTGGATGCTGCAGGGATGGAAAGGGCGGGTTATTCATGCCATCTCCTATTGGCAACCTGCTCACAAGTGA
- the LOC105170435 gene encoding uncharacterized protein LOC105170435 isoform X3 translates to MRKPRRKKRSYLLEISLPQVLLKDVEGDPHPGMTRGRMSFLSFNPSIDKLNEEASDVSETETPATSSGRQNETISSRENASSQYRSDNSELDASSSIANGDLKRKQTEVTSEAQYPNKSLRNFQDNQDSSPTRNHSTQKLHKRDKLDWSVLRPPKHGSKKR, encoded by the exons ATGAGAAAACCAAGAAGGAAGAAGAGGTCGTATCTGCTGGAGATTTCCCTTCCACAAGTGCTGTTAAAAGATG TTGAAGGTGATCCCCATCCTGGGATGACAAGAGGCCGCATGTCgtttttaagttttaaccCATCTATTGAT AAACTGAATGAAGAAGCATCTGACGTTAGCGAAACTGAAACCCCGGCTACAAGTTCTGGCAGACAAAATGAAACGATATCCAGCAG AGAAAATGCATCCTCACAATATAGGTCAGACAACTCGGAATTAGATGCTTCAAGCAGTATAGCAAACGGTGATCTCAAGAGAAAGCAAACTGAAGTCACCTCTGAAGCACAGTATCCAAATAAGTCTTTGAGAAACTTCCAAGACAATCAAGACTCATCTCCAACTAGAAACCATAGTACTCAAAAGCTCCATAAACGTGATAAGCTGGATTGGAGTGTTCTTCGGCCTCCCAAGCACGGAAGCAAAAAGAGGTAA
- the LOC105170433 gene encoding uncharacterized protein LOC105170433 yields the protein MEAATSFVCSKVTPFTCNLSPSSYFVSVRPFDKRAQCKKLSARNSLFQNSLWDTRSYWNLSLSVVANRDNSFVSGSVFPSLSTPYSRIIRPLRSLQCSSSSSTSLADSDETNPLLKSIKSFSFESLKSTLLQFTPVDICKWCLAFSVAIAASKWTVNLLFNPFFWMYFSWTWLFWPWMAVIALAIYGVYCLNKYLKGEASLFEQLAIVTSAFTWLTLVPPAHFNGFLEGWPFVFFFVYHYFFFLNVSVRKRLYGDYFPREHDSKWDISLPNWHKVLFSVGVMVGHWLAALEGTELHLIPGGWNNVGIWIMIMLAVFMQYHSTLYLAKYSEKVVVPTAVVQFGPYRFVRHPIYASTMLLFVTYFTALRAPMSSLFIILVCLVYYAQKAKLEEALMLETFGERYSEYMNKVHYKLIPFVY from the coding sequence ATGGAGGCAGCCACTTCCTTCGTGTGTTCAAAGGTGACCCCTTTTACCTGTAATCTCTCCCCGAGTAGCTATTTTGTCTCAGTGCGACCTTTTGACAAACGGGCTCAATGCAAAAAATTATCTGCGAGAAACTCGCTGTTCCAGAACAGTTTATGGGATACCAGAAGCTATTGGAACTTGTCTTTGTCAGTTGTCGCCAATAGAGATAATTCATTTGTCTCCGGCTCTGTTTTTCCATCATTATCAACTCCCTACTCTAGAATTATTCGCCCTCTTCGCTCGCTGCAATGCTCGAGTTCAAGTTCTACGTCCCTAGCAGACTCAGATGAAACGAACCCCTTGTTGAAAAGTATCAAAAGTTTCTCATTTGAGTCCTTGAAATCAACCCTTTTGCAGTTTACCCCCGTTGACATTTGCAAGTGGTGTTTGGCATTCTCTGTTGCAATTGCCGCATCAAAATGGACTGTGAATCTGCTGTTTAACCCATTTTTCTGGATGTATTTTAGCTGGACGTGGTTATTCTGGCCATGGATGGCGGTCATTGCCCTTGCAATTTATGGTGTTTATTGCCTAAATAAATACCTAAAGGGAGAAGCCAGCTTATTTGAACAACTTGCCATCGTTACATCAGCCTTCACTTGGTTAACACTAGTTCCACCTGCTCATTTTAATGGCTTTCTTGAAGGATGGCCCTTTGTATTCTTTTTCGTGTaccattatttcttttttctaaatgtTAGTGTCCGGAAGCGCTTGTATGGTGATTATTTCCCAAGGGAGCATGACAGTAAGTGGGATATTAGCTTGCCTAATTGGCACAaggttttgttttctgttggAGTGATGGTTGGGCATTGGTTGGCTGCACTTGAAGGGACGGAACTGCACCTCATACCTGGTGGGTGGAACAATGTGGGTATTTGGATTATGATTATGTTGGCAGTGTTTATGCAGTATCACTCCACATTGTACTTGGCCAAGTATTCGGAGAAGGTTGTTGTGCCTACCGCTGTTGTTCAGTTTGGACCTTACAGGTTCGTCCGTCACCCGATTTATGCATCTACAATGCTCCTGTTTGTCACTTACTTTACTGCACTCAGAGCACCCATGAGCTCGctgtttattattttggtcTGCTTGGTCTATTATGCGCAAAAGGCAAAGTTGGAGGAGGCCTTGATGCTAGAGACCTTTGGGGAGAGATATAGTGAATATATGAATAAGGTTCATTACAAGTTAATTCCTTTTgtttattag
- the LOC105170434 gene encoding suppressor of disruption of TFIIS, with amino-acid sequence MENEDCYEKVTEPRYECLLFDVDDTIYPLSSGISAQCTKNIIEYMINKLSIEEEKVPEMCAQLYKEYGTTMAGLRAIGYDFDYDDYHSFVHGRLPYEWLKPDHTLRSLLHSLPIRKVIFSNGNEAHVAKVLSRLGLEDCFDYIICFETLNPTHEDKEADNDTNEIPKTPIVCKPFENAFEQTFKIAGINPQKTLFFDDSIRNLQTAKRMGVRTVWIGSSHRTEGVDYALESIHNMREALPELWDAEERSDVGYSEKPAIETYVRA; translated from the exons ATGGAGAATGAAGATTGCTACGAGAAAGTCACAGAACCAAGATATGAATGTCTTCTCTTTG ATGTCGATGATACCATCTACCCCCTGAGTTCCGGTATATCAGCACAATGCACCAAAAACATCATAG AGTATATGATCAACAAGCTCAGCATCGAGGAGGAGAAAGTTCCAGAAATGTGTGCTCAACTGTATAAGGAGTACGGCACGACTATGGCTGGTCTCCGG GCTATCGGCTATGACTTTGACTATGACGATTACCATAG CTTTGTGCATGGTAGATTACCTTATGAGTGGTTGAAGCCTGACCACACTTTAAGAAGCCTTCTACACAGCTTGCCTATCCGGAAAGTT ATCTTCTCGAATGGAAACGAGGCGCATGTGGCTAAAGTTCTTAGTAGACTTGGATTAGAGGACTGCTTTGACTACATTATTTGTTTTGAGACGTTGAATCCTACTCACGAGGACAAAGAAGCTGACAATGATACCAATG AAATCCCAAAGACTCCCATTGTTTGCAAGCCATTTGAAAATGCATTCGAACAAACTTTCAAAATCGCTGGGATTAACCCTCAGAAAACG CTATTCTTTGATGACTCGATCCGCAATCTACAAACTGCAAAGCGTATGGGCGTACGAACTGTTTGG ATTGGCTCATCACATAGAACAGAAGGTGTGGATTATGCACTGGAGAGCATTCACAATATGCGGGAAGCGTTGCCGGAGCTGTGGGACGCCGAAGAGAGGTCAGATGTTGGCTATTCTGAGAAGCCGGCTATTGAGACCTATGTCAGAGCTTAG
- the LOC105170435 gene encoding uncharacterized protein LOC105170435 isoform X2 has protein sequence MAKRELSSTLKNLKFMQRASLKDEKTKKEEEVVSAGDFPSTSAVKRCVVIVEGDPHPGMTRGRMSFLSFNPSIDKLNEEASDVSETETPATSSGRQNETISSRSDNSELDASSSIANGDLKRKQTEVTSEAQYPNKSLRNFQDNQDSSPTRNHSTQKLHKRDKLDWSVLRPPKHGSKKR, from the exons ATGGCGAAGCGAGAGCTATCCAGTACTTTGAAGAACTTGAAG TTTATGCAAAGGGCTTCTCTGAAAGATGAGAAAACCAAGAAGGAAGAAGAGGTCGTATCTGCTGGAGATTTCCCTTCCACAAGTGCTGTTAAAAGATG TGTTGTTATAGTTGAAGGTGATCCCCATCCTGGGATGACAAGAGGCCGCATGTCgtttttaagttttaaccCATCTATTGAT AAACTGAATGAAGAAGCATCTGACGTTAGCGAAACTGAAACCCCGGCTACAAGTTCTGGCAGACAAAATGAAACGATATCCAGCAG GTCAGACAACTCGGAATTAGATGCTTCAAGCAGTATAGCAAACGGTGATCTCAAGAGAAAGCAAACTGAAGTCACCTCTGAAGCACAGTATCCAAATAAGTCTTTGAGAAACTTCCAAGACAATCAAGACTCATCTCCAACTAGAAACCATAGTACTCAAAAGCTCCATAAACGTGATAAGCTGGATTGGAGTGTTCTTCGGCCTCCCAAGCACGGAAGCAAAAAGAGGTAA